From the Rhodoferax sp. WC2427 genome, one window contains:
- a CDS encoding amidohydrolase, with amino-acid sequence MLNRRRVLAASLAAPLAHLSPSLAAQAAPLLIDSHVHVWKRDPAFPFAQGRKPPEFDASAEMLLDLMQANGVARTVIVQVIHYRWDNSYLADVLKRYPGQFHGIARVNPEDPAAPDHLSRLTLEQGFRGVRLSPSDQADGDWIRGPLMAPLWRRCAELKVPMTVLASGARMADLVPLIEKNPDLTVVIDHMADVPPDQPQLLEPLLALARFPRVYVKISHVPRLSKQAYPYADAFDQVKRVYDRFGAKRLMWGTDWPISLSELPYDKMVAVYRDHLGFLPAAERQYILSQTVQDIWPFGL; translated from the coding sequence ATGTTGAACCGCCGCCGCGTTCTTGCCGCATCCCTGGCCGCGCCCTTGGCGCATCTGTCCCCCTCCCTGGCGGCGCAAGCCGCGCCCCTGCTGATCGACTCGCATGTCCATGTGTGGAAGCGCGACCCGGCCTTCCCGTTCGCCCAGGGCCGCAAGCCGCCGGAGTTCGATGCCAGCGCCGAGATGCTGCTGGACCTGATGCAGGCCAACGGCGTGGCGCGCACCGTCATCGTGCAGGTCATCCACTACCGTTGGGACAACAGCTACCTGGCCGATGTGCTCAAGCGCTACCCGGGCCAGTTCCACGGTATTGCCCGCGTCAACCCCGAAGACCCGGCCGCGCCCGACCACCTGAGTCGGCTGACGCTGGAGCAGGGCTTTCGCGGCGTGCGCCTGAGCCCGTCCGACCAGGCCGATGGCGACTGGATCCGCGGCCCGCTGATGGCACCGCTGTGGCGGCGCTGCGCCGAGCTCAAGGTGCCGATGACGGTGCTGGCCTCGGGTGCGCGCATGGCCGACCTGGTGCCGCTGATCGAGAAGAACCCGGATCTGACCGTGGTGATCGACCACATGGCCGACGTGCCACCCGACCAGCCGCAGCTGCTGGAGCCCTTGCTGGCCCTGGCGCGCTTCCCCCGGGTGTACGTGAAGATATCGCACGTGCCGCGCCTGTCCAAACAGGCCTATCCCTATGCCGATGCGTTCGACCAGGTGAAGCGCGTGTACGACCGCTTTGGTGCCAAGCGCCTGATGTGGGGTACCGACTGGCCGATCTCGCTCAGCGAACTGCCCTACGACAAGATGGTCGCCGTGTACCGCGACCACCTGGGCTTTCTGCCCGCCGCCGAGCGCCAGTACATCCTGTCGCAAACCGTCCAGGACATCTGGCCGTTTGGCCTGTAG
- a CDS encoding efflux transporter outer membrane subunit translates to MLHSKTTLLYALLLSGCASLQTPYTAPVTQVPAQWQYASATTAMGSDPWWTRFNDPVLNQLVEQALLRNNNLAAATIRVRQAQLQAGLAENRPNFSGSLNTSASRALEGNASTARSSGASLGASYEIDLWNKLGSQRDVALWEARATEQDRAATALALVGTTAQLYWQLGYLHQRRAANQSNIANAEKTLQLVQAQANAGAVGGLELAEARQSLLALQASDTTLQQQAVAASTALALLFDATPGSPPAQPQTLPQSPLPEVAAGLPAELLARRPDLRAAELRLRESHATIAATRASYYPALTLTGALGTSSTSLLNLLSNPVASLGLGLSLPFLNQKEMDLNIQVAQAQSEAAVVNFRQTLYTALGDVDNALSARQQYRQQAVLLAQVLQAATEAERLYEVRYRAGAVALKPWLDAQTARRNAEIALAENRLNQFNNHATLVLALGGDAVMP, encoded by the coding sequence ATGCTGCACTCCAAAACCACCCTGCTCTACGCGTTATTGCTCTCTGGCTGCGCCAGCCTGCAAACCCCGTACACCGCACCCGTCACCCAGGTGCCCGCGCAGTGGCAATACGCCAGCGCCACCACGGCCATGGGCAGCGACCCGTGGTGGACCCGCTTCAACGACCCGGTGCTCAACCAACTGGTCGAACAGGCCCTGCTGCGCAACAACAACCTGGCCGCCGCCACCATCCGGGTGCGCCAGGCCCAGTTGCAGGCCGGGCTGGCCGAAAACCGGCCCAACTTCAGCGGCAGCCTCAACACCAGCGCCAGCCGCGCCCTGGAGGGCAACGCCAGCACCGCCCGCAGCAGCGGTGCCAGCCTGGGCGCAAGCTACGAGATCGACCTGTGGAACAAGCTGGGCAGCCAGCGCGACGTGGCCTTGTGGGAAGCCCGCGCCACCGAACAAGACCGGGCGGCGACCGCCCTGGCCCTGGTCGGCACCACGGCGCAGCTCTACTGGCAACTGGGCTACCTGCACCAGCGCCGGGCCGCCAACCAAAGCAACATTGCCAACGCCGAAAAAACCCTGCAGCTGGTGCAAGCCCAGGCCAATGCCGGGGCTGTGGGCGGGCTGGAGCTGGCCGAGGCCCGGCAAAGCCTGCTGGCCCTGCAGGCCAGCGACACCACCCTGCAGCAGCAGGCCGTGGCCGCCAGCACCGCGCTGGCACTGCTGTTCGACGCCACCCCCGGCAGCCCCCCGGCCCAGCCGCAGACCCTACCCCAAAGCCCGCTGCCCGAGGTGGCCGCTGGCCTGCCCGCCGAGCTGCTGGCCCGCCGCCCCGACCTGCGCGCCGCCGAGCTGCGCCTGCGCGAGAGCCACGCGACCATCGCCGCCACCCGCGCCAGCTACTACCCGGCCTTGACGCTGACCGGCGCACTCGGCACGTCCAGCACCTCGCTGCTGAACCTGCTGAGCAACCCCGTGGCCAGCCTGGGCCTGGGCCTCAGCCTGCCGTTTTTGAACCAGAAAGAGATGGACCTGAACATCCAGGTGGCCCAGGCGCAAAGCGAGGCGGCGGTGGTCAATTTCCGCCAGACCCTGTACACCGCGCTGGGCGATGTAGACAACGCCTTGTCCGCCCGCCAACAGTACCGCCAGCAAGCCGTGTTGCTGGCGCAGGTGCTGCAGGCCGCCACCGAGGCCGAGCGCCTGTACGAAGTGCGCTACCGCGCCGGTGCCGTGGCCCTGAAACCCTGGCTGGATGCCCAAACCGCCCGCCGCAACGCCGAGATCGCCCTGGCCGAGAACCGCCTGAACCAGTTCAACAACCACGCCACCCTGGTGCTGGCGCTGGGCGGCGATGCGGTGATGCCATAG
- a CDS encoding Bug family tripartite tricarboxylate transporter substrate binding protein, which translates to MRRNLLTLAAAMAAAALFSTASQAQSFPDKTVTFIVPFAAGSATDLLARALAQAVTLDAKVSVVVDNKPGGNAFIGAQAAARAKPDGYTVLIATNTTHAANEHLFKKLPYDPVKDFEPLTLLGRGGQIMLVNPSLGVNTVAEFVKLAKSKPGKLSFGSGSSSSRIAGELFKQMAGAYIVAIPYRSNPPAVTDLIGGQIDVMITDMATGLPQVKGGKLKALGVSTLQRSPLAPDVPTISEAGVKGYEMTYWFAAYAPAGTPAPVVARLNELLVKAAKSSTAASFYQSTGTEITTTTPEGLRKVQADESVKWGKIIQAAGIAPE; encoded by the coding sequence ATGCGCCGCAATCTTTTGACCCTCGCTGCCGCCATGGCCGCTGCCGCCCTGTTCAGCACCGCCAGCCAGGCCCAGAGCTTCCCCGACAAGACCGTCACCTTCATCGTGCCGTTTGCTGCCGGTAGCGCCACCGACCTGCTGGCCCGCGCCCTGGCCCAGGCGGTCACGCTGGATGCCAAGGTCAGCGTGGTGGTGGACAACAAGCCCGGCGGCAACGCCTTCATCGGCGCACAGGCGGCGGCCAGGGCCAAGCCCGACGGCTACACCGTGCTGATCGCCACCAACACCACCCACGCCGCCAACGAGCACCTGTTCAAAAAGCTGCCCTACGACCCGGTGAAAGACTTTGAACCCCTGACGCTGCTGGGCCGGGGCGGCCAGATCATGCTGGTCAACCCCAGCCTGGGCGTGAACACCGTGGCCGAGTTCGTCAAGCTGGCCAAGTCCAAGCCCGGCAAACTCAGCTTCGGCTCGGGCAGCTCGTCCAGCCGCATCGCGGGCGAGCTGTTCAAGCAAATGGCCGGGGCCTATATCGTGGCCATTCCCTACCGCAGCAACCCGCCCGCCGTGACCGACCTGATCGGCGGCCAGATCGACGTGATGATCACCGACATGGCCACCGGTCTGCCCCAGGTCAAGGGCGGCAAGCTCAAGGCGCTGGGCGTGTCCACCCTGCAGCGTAGCCCGCTGGCCCCCGATGTGCCCACCATCAGCGAGGCTGGCGTCAAAGGCTACGAAATGACCTACTGGTTTGCCGCCTACGCCCCCGCCGGTACGCCCGCGCCGGTGGTGGCCCGGCTGAACGAGCTGCTGGTCAAGGCCGCCAAGAGCAGCACCGCCGCCAGCTTCTACCAGAGCACCGGCACCGAAATCACCACCACCACGCCCGAAGGCCTGCGCAAGGTACAGGCCGACGAGTCGGTAAAGTGGGGCAAGATCATCCAGGCGGCAGGCATTGCGCCGGAGTAA
- the fdhA gene encoding formaldehyde dehydrogenase, glutathione-independent has protein sequence MSSNRGVVYVGQGHVEVQSIPFPKLLNPLGQAAEHGVILRVLTTNICGSDQHMVRGRTTAQSGLVLGHEITGEIVELGRDVETLKKGDIVSVPFNVACGRCRTCKEQHTGVCLNVNPSRAGGAYGYVDMGGWIGGQAEFVMVPYADFNLLKFPDRDRAMEKIRDLTCLSDILPTGYHGAVTAGVGPGSTVYVAGAGPVGLAAAASARLLGAAVVIVGDVNPVRLAHARKVGFETVDLSQDVTLADQIAAILGTPEVDSAIDAVGFEARGHGHAGSQGEAPATVLNSLMEITRAAGKIGIPGLYVTDDPGGVDKAAKSGALSLRFGLGWAKSHSFHTGQTPVMKYNRALMQAILWDRIHIADIVGVQVITLDQAPTGYAEFDAGVPKKFVIDPHGQLATA, from the coding sequence ATGTCAAGCAACCGAGGTGTCGTATACGTAGGCCAGGGCCACGTCGAGGTGCAATCCATCCCGTTCCCCAAACTCCTCAACCCGCTGGGCCAGGCGGCAGAGCACGGCGTGATTCTGCGCGTGCTGACCACCAACATCTGCGGCTCCGACCAGCACATGGTGCGCGGCCGCACCACCGCCCAGTCCGGCCTGGTGCTGGGCCATGAAATCACGGGTGAAATTGTGGAACTGGGCCGCGATGTAGAGACCCTCAAAAAGGGTGACATCGTCTCCGTGCCCTTCAATGTGGCCTGTGGCCGCTGCCGCACCTGCAAGGAGCAGCACACCGGCGTGTGCCTGAACGTCAACCCCTCGCGCGCAGGCGGTGCCTACGGCTATGTGGACATGGGCGGCTGGATCGGCGGCCAGGCCGAGTTTGTGATGGTGCCGTACGCCGATTTCAATCTGCTGAAGTTCCCTGACCGCGACCGCGCGATGGAAAAAATCCGCGACCTGACCTGCCTGTCCGACATCCTGCCCACCGGCTACCACGGCGCAGTGACCGCCGGGGTCGGCCCGGGCAGCACGGTGTACGTGGCCGGTGCCGGCCCGGTCGGCCTGGCGGCAGCCGCCTCGGCGCGCCTGCTGGGTGCGGCGGTGGTCATCGTGGGCGACGTGAACCCGGTGCGCCTGGCGCATGCGCGCAAGGTGGGCTTCGAGACGGTGGACCTGTCGCAAGACGTGACGCTGGCCGACCAGATCGCCGCCATCCTGGGCACGCCCGAGGTCGATAGCGCCATCGATGCCGTCGGCTTCGAAGCCCGGGGCCATGGACACGCCGGTTCGCAAGGCGAAGCCCCTGCCACCGTGCTGAATTCGCTGATGGAAATCACCCGCGCCGCGGGCAAGATCGGCATCCCCGGTCTGTACGTGACGGACGATCCAGGTGGTGTGGACAAGGCCGCCAAGAGCGGCGCTTTGAGCCTGCGCTTCGGCCTGGGCTGGGCCAAGTCGCACAGCTTCCACACCGGCCAGACCCCGGTGATGAAGTACAACCGGGCGCTGATGCAGGCGATTTTGTGGGACCGCATCCACATCGCCGACATCGTGGGTGTGCAGGTCATTACCCTGGACCAGGCCCCCACCGGCTACGCCGAGTTCGATGCTGGCGTGCCGAAGAAGTTTGTCATTGACCCGCACGGGCAACTGGCCACGGCGTAG
- a CDS encoding acyclic terpene utilization AtuA family protein, whose amino-acid sequence MPPVTLSPPPLLPLRIGCAAGFSGDRVDAAQAVVDSLVAQGGPAVLIFETLAERTLALAQLRRRNDPQAGYEPLLDALLRPVLARCLAHGIRIISNFGAAHPRAAAQHIQRMAHELGLAVPRIAVVWGDDVSGPAYQSALRDELGPMFDTLPVVSANAYIGAEPIADALLAGAQIVVCGRVADPSLTVGPALAHFGWARDDWPRLGAATMAGHLLECGAQVCGGYFADPGFKDVPGLATVGYPIATLQADGSCSITKADATGGLVSLATVKEQLLYEVHDPAAYLTPDVVADITAARVAQTGPDVVALQGVQGHARPASLKVNVCYEGGWLAEGEISYAGPRAEGRARLAAEVLRQRLPQLALRVDLIGVLSVLADDSGGLLANTPPGEARDVRLRVAASHADKAQAECLCREVTALYTCGPAGGGGVRTTLTARLNTVSCLLPRTLVPTGFTLLEAA is encoded by the coding sequence ATGCCCCCTGTGACCCTCTCCCCACCGCCCCTGCTGCCCTTGCGCATAGGCTGCGCCGCCGGGTTCTCCGGCGACCGGGTCGATGCGGCGCAGGCGGTGGTGGACAGCCTGGTCGCCCAGGGTGGCCCGGCGGTCCTGATATTTGAAACCCTGGCCGAGCGCACCCTGGCCCTGGCCCAGTTGCGCCGCAGGAACGACCCGCAGGCCGGGTACGAGCCCCTGCTGGACGCGCTGCTGCGCCCGGTGCTGGCGCGTTGCCTGGCGCACGGCATCCGCATCATCAGCAACTTTGGCGCGGCCCACCCGCGGGCGGCGGCGCAGCACATCCAGCGCATGGCACACGAGCTGGGCCTGGCCGTACCGCGCATTGCGGTGGTGTGGGGCGATGACGTGTCGGGGCCTGCCTACCAGTCCGCTTTGCGGGACGAGTTGGGGCCGATGTTTGACACCCTCCCGGTGGTCAGCGCCAATGCCTATATTGGGGCGGAGCCAATTGCCGACGCGCTGCTGGCGGGCGCGCAGATCGTGGTGTGTGGCCGCGTGGCCGACCCCTCGCTCACCGTGGGCCCGGCGCTGGCGCATTTTGGCTGGGCGCGCGACGACTGGCCCCGCTTAGGCGCGGCCACCATGGCCGGGCATTTGCTGGAGTGCGGCGCGCAGGTCTGCGGCGGCTACTTTGCCGACCCCGGCTTCAAAGACGTGCCCGGCCTGGCCACCGTGGGCTATCCCATCGCCACGCTGCAGGCCGATGGCAGCTGCAGCATCACCAAGGCCGATGCAACGGGCGGCCTGGTCAGCCTGGCCACGGTGAAAGAACAACTGCTGTACGAGGTGCACGACCCTGCCGCCTACCTCACCCCCGACGTGGTGGCCGACATTACGGCCGCCCGCGTGGCCCAGACCGGCCCCGACGTGGTGGCCCTGCAAGGTGTGCAAGGCCACGCCCGGCCCGCGTCGCTGAAGGTCAACGTCTGCTACGAGGGAGGCTGGCTGGCCGAAGGCGAAATCTCCTACGCCGGGCCGCGGGCCGAGGGCCGCGCCCGGCTGGCCGCCGAGGTGCTGCGCCAGCGCCTGCCGCAACTGGCGCTGCGGGTGGACCTGATCGGCGTGCTGAGTGTGCTGGCCGACGACAGCGGCGGCTTGCTGGCCAATACGCCGCCGGGCGAAGCGAGAGATGTGCGCCTGCGGGTGGCCGCCAGCCATGCCGACAAGGCCCAGGCCGAGTGCCTGTGCCGCGAAGTCACCGCCCTGTACACCTGCGGCCCGGCGGGCGGCGGCGGGGTGCGCACCACGCTCACTGCGCGGCTGAACACGGTGTCGTGCCTGCTACCCCGCACCCTGGTGCCCACCGGATTTACCCTGCTGGAGGCCGCATGA
- a CDS encoding MacB family efflux pump subunit — translation MDTTAASPLLEITALRREFPAGEETIAVLKDVNLQIRAGEMIAIVGASGSGKSTLMNILGCLDRPTTGSYRVAGRETGQLDADALAELRREHFGFIFQRYHLLGDLSALGNVEVPAIYAGKDSAARHERAAALLGRLGMADRMRHKPGQLSGGQQQRVSIARALMNGGSVILADEPTGALDKNSGAEVMKILQELHAEGHTIILVTHDMQVAEHAQRIIEISDGEIIADRQTQPPRAAPALPAPPAGHAGWAAAWGRFTEAFRMAVLALRAHPLRSFLTMLGIIIGIASVVSVVALGEGSRLQVLKNISSIGTNTIEVFSGTGFGDQRAGRVRTLVPADADALAQQVYVDSVTPTVSSSATLRFGNVAVTGNINGVGEQYFRVKGVKLAQGRFFNAASIANLAQEVVIDDNSRKQLFPTNPNPVGQVVLLGSVPFRVVGVAQKSESGFGNAEALNVYIPYTAAMRRVLGQAYLRSITVRVSDDASSKAAEAGVTRLLKQRHGVTDFYVLNTDTIRQTIESTTQVLTLLISAIALISLVVGGIGVMNIMLVSVTERTGEIGVRMAVGARQSDIRQQFLIEAVLVCLVGGLLGIALSLAIGWGFSLLGTSFQMVYSTNSMVAAFACSTLIGVVFGFLPARNAAQLNPVEALARE, via the coding sequence ATGGACACCACCGCCGCCAGCCCGCTGCTGGAAATCACCGCCCTGCGGCGCGAGTTCCCGGCAGGCGAGGAAACCATTGCCGTCCTGAAAGACGTGAACCTGCAGATCCGTGCGGGCGAGATGATCGCCATCGTCGGGGCCTCCGGCTCGGGCAAGTCCACGCTGATGAACATCCTGGGTTGCCTGGACCGGCCCACCACCGGCTCCTACCGCGTGGCCGGGCGTGAAACCGGCCAGCTGGATGCCGATGCGCTGGCCGAGCTGCGGCGCGAACACTTTGGCTTCATCTTCCAGCGCTACCACCTGCTGGGCGACCTGAGCGCGCTGGGCAATGTGGAAGTGCCCGCCATCTACGCAGGCAAAGACAGCGCCGCCCGCCACGAGCGCGCCGCCGCCCTGCTGGGCCGCCTGGGCATGGCCGACCGCATGCGCCACAAGCCCGGCCAGCTCTCCGGCGGCCAGCAGCAGCGGGTGAGCATTGCGCGCGCGCTGATGAACGGCGGCAGCGTGATCCTGGCGGATGAGCCCACCGGCGCGCTCGACAAGAACAGCGGTGCCGAGGTGATGAAGATCCTGCAGGAACTGCACGCCGAGGGCCACACCATCATTTTGGTGACGCACGACATGCAGGTGGCCGAACACGCCCAGCGCATCATCGAGATCAGCGACGGCGAGATCATTGCCGACCGCCAAACCCAGCCCCCCCGTGCCGCCCCCGCCTTGCCCGCGCCCCCTGCGGGCCACGCAGGCTGGGCGGCGGCCTGGGGCCGCTTCACCGAGGCCTTCCGCATGGCCGTGCTGGCCCTGCGCGCGCACCCGCTGCGCAGCTTTTTGACCATGCTGGGCATCATCATTGGCATTGCCTCGGTGGTGTCGGTGGTGGCGCTGGGCGAGGGCTCGCGGCTGCAGGTGCTGAAGAACATCAGCTCCATCGGCACCAACACCATCGAGGTTTTTTCCGGCACCGGCTTTGGCGACCAGCGCGCGGGCCGGGTGCGCACCCTGGTGCCGGCCGATGCCGACGCGCTGGCCCAGCAGGTGTACGTGGACAGCGTCACGCCCACCGTCTCCAGCTCGGCCACGCTGCGCTTTGGCAATGTGGCGGTGACCGGCAACATCAATGGCGTGGGCGAGCAGTACTTCCGCGTCAAGGGCGTGAAGCTGGCCCAGGGGCGCTTTTTCAATGCCGCCAGCATTGCCAATCTGGCGCAAGAGGTGGTGATCGACGACAACAGCCGCAAACAGCTGTTCCCCACCAACCCCAACCCGGTGGGCCAGGTGGTATTGCTGGGCAGCGTGCCGTTTCGAGTGGTGGGTGTGGCGCAGAAAAGCGAATCCGGCTTTGGCAATGCCGAGGCCTTGAACGTCTACATCCCCTACACCGCCGCCATGCGCCGGGTGCTGGGCCAGGCCTACCTGCGCTCCATCACCGTGCGCGTCAGCGACGATGCCTCGTCCAAGGCCGCCGAGGCCGGGGTCACCCGCCTGCTCAAACAGCGCCACGGCGTGACGGACTTCTATGTGCTCAACACCGACACCATCCGCCAGACGATTGAAAGCACCACCCAGGTGCTGACCCTGCTGATCTCGGCCATCGCGCTGATCTCGCTGGTGGTGGGCGGCATCGGGGTGATGAACATCATGCTGGTGTCGGTCACCGAGCGCACCGGCGAAATCGGCGTGCGCATGGCCGTGGGGGCGCGCCAGAGCGACATCCGCCAGCAGTTCCTGATCGAAGCCGTGCTGGTCTGCCTGGTGGGTGGGCTGCTGGGCATTGCCTTGTCGCTGGCCATCGGCTGGGGCTTCAGCCTGCTGGGCACCAGCTTCCAGATGGTCTATTCCACCAACTCCATGGTGGCGGCCTTTGCCTGCTCCACCCTGATCGGCGTGGTGTTTGGCTTCTTGCCCGCCCGCAACGCCGCCCAGCTCAACCCGGTCGAGGCCCTGGCCCGCGAATGA
- a CDS encoding efflux RND transporter periplasmic adaptor subunit, with protein sequence MPKHKILRYALLALALLVVAVATKLLFFPAAKKPDFVTATAALADLEQAVLATGTVQAFKQVSVGAQASGQIKSLKVALGDTVKKGQLVAEIDSLTQQNNLRTTEAALANVQAQLLVQKATLKQAELTYQREKTLLAADASARATFEAADAALQTARAQVGAAQSQITQAQIAVSTARLNLGYTQILAPIDGVVVALVAQEGQTVNANQSTPTIIKLARLDTITVKAQISEADVVRVKPGQKVYFTILGAPDKRYTTTLRTVEPAPDSILTETTAATTTTSASAIYYNGLLDVPNPEGLLRISMTAQVNIVLSEAKQVLSIPSAALGERDREGRSTVRVVDSAGQATPRRVKVGLNNNVNAQILDGLAVGDRVVVGEASAASATGSSTGSTRMRPPPGL encoded by the coding sequence ATGCCCAAGCACAAAATTCTGCGTTATGCCCTCCTGGCCCTGGCCCTGCTGGTGGTGGCCGTCGCCACCAAGCTGCTGTTTTTCCCCGCCGCCAAAAAGCCCGACTTTGTGACTGCCACCGCCGCCCTGGCCGATCTGGAGCAGGCGGTACTGGCCACCGGCACGGTACAGGCCTTCAAGCAGGTGAGCGTGGGCGCGCAGGCTTCCGGGCAGATCAAGTCACTCAAGGTGGCGCTGGGCGATACCGTCAAAAAAGGCCAGTTGGTGGCAGAAATCGACTCGCTCACCCAGCAAAACAACCTGCGCACCACCGAGGCCGCGCTGGCCAACGTGCAGGCCCAGTTGCTGGTGCAGAAAGCCACGCTCAAACAGGCCGAACTGACCTACCAGCGCGAGAAAACCCTGCTGGCCGCCGATGCCAGCGCCCGCGCCACCTTCGAAGCCGCCGATGCCGCCCTGCAAACCGCCCGGGCCCAGGTCGGCGCGGCGCAGTCGCAGATCACCCAGGCCCAGATTGCCGTCAGCACCGCGCGGCTAAACCTTGGCTACACGCAGATTCTGGCCCCCATCGACGGTGTGGTGGTGGCCCTGGTGGCGCAGGAGGGCCAGACGGTCAACGCCAACCAGAGCACGCCCACCATCATCAAGCTGGCGCGGCTGGACACCATCACCGTGAAGGCGCAGATTTCCGAAGCCGACGTGGTGCGCGTCAAGCCGGGCCAAAAGGTCTACTTCACCATCCTCGGCGCGCCCGACAAGCGCTACACCACCACCCTGCGCACGGTGGAGCCCGCGCCCGACTCCATCCTCACCGAAACCACCGCCGCCACCACCACCACCAGTGCCAGCGCCATCTACTACAACGGCCTGCTCGACGTGCCCAACCCCGAGGGCCTGCTTCGGATTTCGATGACGGCGCAGGTCAACATCGTGCTCAGCGAAGCCAAGCAGGTGCTGAGCATCCCGTCGGCCGCGCTGGGCGAACGCGACCGCGAGGGCCGCAGCACCGTGCGGGTGGTAGACAGCGCGGGCCAGGCCACGCCGCGCCGCGTCAAGGTGGGCCTGAACAACAACGTCAACGCCCAGATTCTGGACGGCCTGGCCGTGGGCGACCGCGTGGTGGTGGGCGAAGCGTCTGCCGCCAGTGCCACGGGCAGCAGCACGGGCAGCACCCGCATGCGCCCGCCCCCGGGGCTGTGA
- a CDS encoding FKBP-type peptidyl-prolyl cis-trans isomerase: protein MLASTASWAQTNDAATAAKEPGATVTPSGLVYRSLKDGTGASPSATDKVKVHYRGTFLDGKEFDSSYKRNEPIEFPLNGVIKCWTEGVQKMKVGGKAKLTCPPAIAYGERGAGGVIPANATLQFEVELLGINGK from the coding sequence CTGCTTGCCTCTACCGCATCCTGGGCCCAAACCAATGACGCAGCCACGGCCGCCAAAGAGCCCGGTGCCACCGTCACCCCCAGCGGCTTGGTGTACCGCTCCCTGAAAGACGGCACCGGTGCCAGCCCCAGTGCCACGGACAAGGTCAAGGTGCACTACCGCGGCACCTTCCTCGACGGCAAGGAGTTCGACAGCTCGTACAAACGCAACGAACCGATCGAGTTCCCGCTAAACGGCGTGATCAAGTGCTGGACCGAAGGCGTGCAGAAAATGAAGGTCGGCGGCAAGGCCAAACTCACCTGCCCCCCGGCCATCGCCTATGGCGAACGCGGCGCGGGCGGCGTAATTCCGGCCAATGCGACCCTGCAGTTCGAAGTGGAACTGCTGGGCATCAACGGTAAATAG
- the proC gene encoding pyrroline-5-carboxylate reductase, whose amino-acid sequence MAPNRPSASNFGASNFSTSQTGELSSFGSRSPSAAHDQIAFIGGGNMASAIIGGLVKKGVPANRIVVVEPWADARAKLLADFAITAQEMPGPALDQARTVVWAVKPQMFKDAALQSRFHTKNALHLSVAAGIRSDSIAHWLGTDRIVRAMPNTPALIGKGMTALYARPAVSEADRKLIDKVLAATGETLWVGEEVQLDAVTALSGSGPAYVFLFIEAMTQAGADMGLSRDQAHKLAVGTFVGASALARQSKEPPEILRQRVTSKGGTTFAAITSMEQDGIKNIIMRAVHAAKHRARELGDEFGD is encoded by the coding sequence ATGGCACCGAACCGACCCAGCGCTTCCAACTTTGGAGCGTCCAATTTCTCGACTTCCCAAACGGGGGAGCTGTCCAGCTTTGGCAGCCGGAGCCCCAGTGCGGCGCACGACCAGATCGCCTTCATTGGCGGCGGCAACATGGCCAGCGCCATCATTGGCGGGCTGGTCAAAAAAGGCGTGCCCGCCAACCGCATTGTGGTGGTGGAGCCCTGGGCCGACGCGCGCGCCAAGCTGCTGGCCGACTTTGCCATTACCGCCCAGGAAATGCCCGGCCCGGCCCTGGACCAGGCCCGCACCGTGGTGTGGGCCGTGAAGCCGCAGATGTTCAAGGACGCGGCACTGCAATCCCGCTTCCACACCAAGAACGCGCTGCACCTGAGCGTGGCCGCGGGCATCCGCAGCGACAGCATCGCCCACTGGCTGGGCACCGACCGCATCGTGCGCGCCATGCCCAACACCCCGGCACTGATCGGCAAAGGCATGACGGCCCTGTACGCCCGGCCCGCCGTGTCGGAAGCCGACCGCAAGCTGATCGACAAAGTGCTGGCCGCCACCGGCGAAACCCTCTGGGTGGGCGAAGAAGTGCAGCTGGATGCCGTAACGGCCTTGTCCGGCTCCGGCCCGGCCTATGTGTTCTTGTTCATCGAAGCCATGACCCAGGCCGGTGCCGACATGGGCCTGAGCCGCGACCAGGCGCACAAGCTGGCGGTGGGCACGTTTGTGGGCGCATCCGCCCTGGCCCGCCAGTCCAAAGAGCCGCCCGAAATTTTGCGCCAGCGCGTCACCTCCAAAGGCGGCACCACCTTTGCTGCGATCACCTCGATGGAGCAGGACGGCATCAAGAACATCATCATGCGTGCCGTGCACGCCGCCAAGCACCGCGCCCGCGAACTCGGCGACGAATTTGGAGACTGA